A window of Mus musculus strain C57BL/6J chromosome 3, GRCm38.p6 C57BL/6J genomic DNA:
TCTGTAACAACCTTCCTGTCCCCGGTTCTAAGCAGCATGATACCATCACCCTTCAACAACATCATGAGGTAGCTGGTGAGGTCAGATCCTGCCACATTTAGCTGTTTTACACCATGAGATAGGCAGTAACCCTCAAAGATGGGCACACACTGAGTAATCCCAGCTCCTGAATTCAGCACCAGGCCAGTAGTAAAGCCAGCAGCGAAGAGAGCCAACACCGCCTGGGCGGACATGTAGAAGGCAGGGACTCCCAGATTCTCAAAAAACACTTCGGAGATGTGTTGCCGGTCTGCCAGTGGATTCAGCGCAGGTTCTGTAACCAAGACCGGGCCATCACTGGCGTTCAGGTTCAGGTTGTAGTCATAGATATGCTTCCACATGATCTCCATGTCCCCCCAGGAGGAAATGAGACCCCGTTCCACTGGATAGCTGGAGGGAGgacaataaaatatataagtcTTGTGCTTTTATGGTTGTTGCTAATGGTGGTTTTAGATTTggcttaaattattattattattactattactattattattattatttgatagttcttgttttgagacagaatctcattatgTTGTGCTGGCTAGCTTAGAACCCATGACACTTgcctccagcactcaggaggcagagacaggcagatctacgATTTCAGGCCAGTCCAAACAATAGAACTAGTtttaggatagccagggttacacagagaaactctacatcaaataaacagacagacagacagacagacagacagacagacagacaaataaaacaaactcaGTATGCAAACCAAGATGGCTTGGAATGCACAGACTCCCCTGCCTTTACCCGATTGAAGGTGAAGGCTACCATTCTTAAATAGAAACTGTTAATTCTACCTTTCTGTTCCTTTGCATCCAAGGGGACTATTTATCATTATTGTTTTCTGTAATTGACAAAGTAACTTCCAGTAAACAGCACAGCTACTTTTCTCTGCAGTCATTTTGCTtggctatttttttctcttctttggagAATGTGACTTCAAAAAGTTGGAAACTTCCCACATTCTGGTATAATTGTAAATAGTTCAAGAGACCACACCGCATGACAAAAGTCACACGTCAAGCCACATTCTTACGCAGGCACATCTAGCATGAACGGCCACTGTATGCTTGAATATATTTGTGTATAGAGAacagaagtttttgtttgtttgtttgttttgggtttttgtttttgttttttgtaaggAGTGGCCTTGGGGTTCCTTCCCTGGTCCTTTCGGGGTGGCTTTAGCTATGGGCTCTCCACCCACTTCCACAAAGCCCCCAAGACTGCAGAGTCCCGCAGTACCTGATGGATAGGAAGCTCCTGCGCTCCTGCGCTTGATCACCCACACACAGCTCCTGCCTGCTGTCCGCCGTATGGCCCTTGGACCGGCCCAGAATATTCGGGTAGACAAACTGGGGCTCCCGGGTCCCAGCCAGGCCCGCCTTGATCATTCCCGAGCCGTTGTCGATCACCACTGGTGGCTGGTAGCCGCTCATGCCGCTGGTGCTGCTGCATCTGCGCCTCCAGACCGCTCTTCCCAGGCTGTGCGGTGACAGGTGTTGGTAATGTCGCGTCACAGAGGACCCGGCCATCTGCTGGCCCGCATGACATGAGTGAGGTGCCTCCTGCGACCGCTTTCCATGGGTTGAGCATCACCGCTGCTCCTGGAAGCTCTCAGCATTAATACCAGAAAACCGGGCTACCCTTGCAAAACATAGAAATCTAACAATTTGCAAGAACCTTTCTCAAACACGCTGaatgtctattaaaaaaaaattctcttaagTCCTTGCACTGTGGTTAACAGTAGTGTTCCAGGGCGAGTGGGAAGCTGGAGGAAGACCCTTAACACCGGCCTTGGAAATATCGCTACAGGAAGGCTCTGCCTGGCTTCTGTAAGGATCAATTTCAGGGAGTGCTGGGGTGTGAAACGAGTTTATGTTCTGTATAGTAAAGTAAACAACGTTAcatctttcctgtcctttctaAAGATATACACAAAAAGGCAAAACCTTTTGGGTTTTGTAAGATGGTGCATTTTAGcacaggctgccctcgaactcagcgGAATTCCCCTCTTCAGGCTCTGAGTTCTGGGATGCTCggctcccctccttccccttttcttttctccgttcatttctctctctctctctctctctctctctctctctctctctctccctccctccctccctccctccctccctcttcccccccctccttccccccttatttcatccttttcttcatcttctgGATTATATCTCTAGGTCCTCCGAAGCTAATTTTCATTTCCTG
This region includes:
- the Actrt3 gene encoding actin-related protein T3 is translated as MSGYQPPVVIDNGSGMIKAGLAGTREPQFVYPNILGRSKGHTADSRQELCVGDQAQERRSFLSISYPVERGLISSWGDMEIMWKHIYDYNLNLNASDGPVLVTEPALNPLADRQHISEVFFENLGVPAFYMSAQAVLALFAAGFTTGLVLNSGAGITQCVPIFEGYCLSHGVKQLNVAGSDLTSYLMMLLKGDGIMLLRTGDRKVVTDIKENACYVAMNYEDEMTKDSNLEKIYTLPDGKTVKLHKQLFHCPEALFSPYLVNVDAPGIDKMCFGSIMKCDTDLRNSFFSNIILSGGSTSFPGLDKRLIKDVAKLAPANTAVQVIAPPERKISVWMGGSILASLSAFQDMWITAAEFEEVGPNIVHQRCF